Proteins encoded by one window of Vigna radiata var. radiata cultivar VC1973A chromosome 5, Vradiata_ver6, whole genome shotgun sequence:
- the LOC106761827 gene encoding transcription factor MYB14 has translation MFSVERVLAQTLEMGHRCCSKQKIKRGLWSPEEDEKLLRYINTHGHKSWSSVPKYAGLQRCGKSCRLRWINYLRPDLKRGSFTAEEEQIIIDIHRILGNRWAQIAKHLPGRTDNEVKNFWNSCIKKKLISQGLDPQTHNLLSSHRRSSASTISNMHKKSNPIFIMSSHTTNAPVETTFQTFSSLPKPPLNIVQTPSSIITSEYQTSPIISNKFSSDLPYELLIDNGSNICSPSYMNPTAVELSNNENIANWVSRVNVDDFSGQTLEEGTQVQVQQEKDKFYEDTVTDVREANKGNLERSASFESSNFDFGLLESVLSSEFISHDLSCMDELAWNF, from the exons ATGTTCTCTGTAGAGAGAGTGTTAGCACAGACCTTAGAGATGGGCCACCGCTGCTGCAGCAAACAGAAGATCAAAAGGGGACTTTGGTCtcctgaagaagatgaaaagctTCTCAGATATATCAACACACATGGACATAAAAGTTGGAGTTCTGTGCCAAAATATGCAG GATTGCAGAGATGTGGCAAGAGTTGCAGGTTGAGATGGATTAATTATCTTAGGCCGGATCTCAAGAGGGGTTCCTTCACTGCTGAAGAAGAGCAGATCATAATTGATATTCATAGAATTCTTGGAAACAG ATGGGCACAAATTGCTAAACACCTACCAGGAAGAACAGACAACGAGGTCAAGAATTTCTGGAACTCATGCATAAAAAAGAAGCTCATTTCTCAAGGGTTAGATCCACAAACCCACAATCTTCTATCTTCTCATAGAAGAAGCTCCGCATCTACCATCTCCAATATGCATAAAAAATCAAATCCTATCTTCATTATGAGTTCACACACAACAAATGCACCAGTGGAAACTACTTTTCAAACCTTTTCTTCATTACCTAAGCCTCCACTAAACATTGTTCAAACTCCCTCCAGCATTATTACATCTGAATATCAAACATCAcctattatttcaaataaattctcGTCAGATTTGCCTTATGAACTGTTAATCGACAACGGCTCCAACATTTGTTCACCTTCATATATGAACCCCACTGCAGTTGAATTGTCGAACAATGAAAACATTGCTAATTGGGTTTCAAGAGTTAATGTTGATGATTTCAGCGGTCAAACACTTGAAGAGGGAACACAAGTGCAGGTGCAGCAAGAGAAGGACAAGTTCTATGAGGATACTGTAACTGATGTGAGAGAAGCTAACAAGGGCAATCTTGAAAGAAGTGCTTCTTTCGAGAGTTCTAACTTTGATTTTGGCTTGTTGGAGAGTGTACTTTCCTCCGAATTTATCTCTCATGATCTTAGTTGTATGGATGAACTTGCATGGAACTTTTAG
- the LOC106759941 gene encoding uncharacterized protein LOC106759941: protein MPQMGSRARWRQSWAPQPLTPLIEGPGPEMQEEGTKKESSWEVIREWFRTQKISPGGSFSQSFYGTIHAKTQDLRLLLGVLGCPLAPIPSAHDPTLSIHIKDTPFETSTAKYIIQQYLAATGCLKQQKDTKNMYATGMVKMICCETEISSGKNVKCLGTRSSENGCFVLWQMLPGMWSLELVVGDHKVVAGSNGKTVWRHTPWLGTHAAKGPQRPLRRIIQGLDPKTTASLFTNAQCLGENRIGTVDCFVLKVSADRAAVVERSEGPAEVIRHILYGYFCQKSGLLIYLEDSHLTRVPTQDNDTVFWETTTGSSIGDYRDVDGVLIAHQGRSIATVFRFGELSMQHSRTRMEEIWTIDDVMFNVPGLSMDHFIPPSDIFNNISSP, encoded by the exons ATGCCCCAAATGGGTTCTAGAGCACGTTGGCGACAGAGTTGGGCTCCACAGCCTTTGACACCCTTAATCGAAGGTCCTGGCCCTGAAATGCAAGAGGAGGGCACCAAGAAAGAGAGTTCATGGGAAGTCATTAGGGAATGGTTCAGAACTCAGAAGATCTCTCCAGGTGGAAGCTTCTCACAATCATTCTATGGAACCATTCATGCCAAGACCCAAGATTTAAGGCTTTTGCTCGGTGTCTTGGGATGCCCTTTGGCTCCTATTCCCTCAGCTCATGATCCCACCCTTAGCATTCACATCAAAGACACCCCATTT GAAACTTCAACTGCCAAGTACATTATCCAACAGTATTTGGCTGCAACTGGGTGCCTGAAGCAGCAAAAGGACACCAAGAACATGTATGCCACTGGGATGGTGAAGATGATATGTTGTGAGACAGAGATTTCATCTGGGAAGAACGTAAAGTGCTTGGGAACAAGAAGCAGTGAAAATGGTTGCTTCGTACTTTGGCAGATGCTACCTGGGATGTGGTCACTTGAATTGGTCGTTGGTGATCACAAGGTGGTTGCAGGAAGCAATGGCAAAACTGTGTGGCGGCACACACCATGGCTAGGCACACATGCAGCTAAAGGACCCCAAAGACCCTTGCGCCGAATCATCCAG GGTTTGGATCCGAAGACCACAGCGAGTTTATTCACGAACGCGCAATGCTTGGGCGAGAACCGAATCGGGACCGTTGATTGCTTTGTTCTGAAGGTTTCTGCCGATCGTGCGGCGGTGGTTGAACGGAGCGAGGGTCCCGCAGAAGTGATAAGGCACATTCTCTATGGTTATTTTTGTCAAAAGAGTGGGCTCCTCATATACCTCGAAGACTCTCACCTCACACGGGTCCCAACGCAGGACAATGATACGGTGTTCTGGGAGACCACCACAGGCAGCAGCATCGGCGACTACAGAGACGTTGATGGAGTCCTCATCGCCCATCAAGGGCGCTCCATTGCCACGGTATTCCGGTTCGGCGAGCTCTCAATGCAGCATAGCCGAACCCGGATGGAAGAGATTTGGACCATTGATGATGTGATGTTCAACGTGCCTGGACTCTCCATGGACCATTTCATTCCTCCATCAGATATCTTTAACAACATAAGTTCTCCATAA